A part of Desulfovibrio sp. Huiquan2017 genomic DNA contains:
- a CDS encoding heavy metal translocating P-type ATPase, which translates to MTATTARRHPFTIVHEVPGRLRLRSRRLFDPALDLKYLEALAGSLPGVDSVRTNKWGSSIVIDYDADPKNRTRILNLLENIPTEAYLSGGMRGDPMSPAVVAGQGTAAALTPFLPWQAKAPLSWLLGLPTILKGLHTLLYDGVKLEVLDASAVGFSLLRQDYFTANAIVALLGLGSFLEDWTERKSDDLLKSLLKPQVETVSVEREALEIRIPFGDLMVGDLVLCGSGELVPVDGVVVDGDAALNQSSITGESLPVHVSEGDDVLSGAVVEDGRIKIAARNVGGETSMARIGRFLENSLRTQSASQKKSDELADKLVPVTFGLGLGLFALTRDVSRAASVLTVDYSCAIKLASPVAVKTGMHTAGHCGVLLKGAQALDNLARIDTLVFDKTGTLTRGDLMVTDVEPLNGLGPEELLALAAGAEEHYAHPVARAVVSEARTRGLPFPPISQVDFIVAHGVSAHVDGKRVLVGSRHFLEDDEGVDCSPVRLLARRLRGEGKSILYVARSGELLGIIALRDELRPEAAEAMAMLKERGITKIVMLTGDHQDTARAIANELGCIDEVHWELKPEDKASLVRELQMAGHVLAFAGDGVNDAPALVSAEVGICMPGGADLARESAQVVLLEDDLRILAVARDVAINVHRVLRRTFGAAVAINSAVLLAAAAGRLTPVASAFLHNASTVGILGYAAAAARKKPKLAQMIESGTVSGKEC; encoded by the coding sequence ATGACCGCAACCACGGCAAGACGACACCCGTTCACCATCGTCCACGAAGTCCCCGGACGGCTTCGGCTGCGAAGCCGGAGGCTCTTCGATCCCGCCCTCGATCTCAAGTATCTGGAGGCCCTGGCCGGATCGCTTCCCGGCGTGGATTCCGTGCGCACCAACAAGTGGGGCTCATCCATAGTCATCGACTACGATGCGGACCCGAAAAACAGAACGCGGATACTCAACCTCCTGGAAAACATTCCCACGGAGGCGTATCTGTCCGGGGGCATGCGGGGCGACCCGATGTCCCCCGCAGTGGTCGCCGGCCAGGGCACGGCCGCCGCGCTGACGCCATTCCTGCCGTGGCAGGCCAAAGCCCCCCTGAGCTGGCTGCTCGGCCTGCCGACCATCCTCAAGGGGCTGCACACCCTGCTCTACGACGGCGTCAAGCTGGAGGTGCTCGATGCCTCGGCCGTGGGCTTCTCCCTGCTCCGGCAGGACTACTTCACGGCCAACGCCATCGTGGCCCTGCTCGGATTGGGCTCGTTCCTGGAAGACTGGACCGAACGCAAATCAGACGATTTGCTCAAAAGTCTGCTCAAGCCCCAGGTGGAAACGGTTTCCGTGGAACGAGAGGCCCTTGAGATACGCATTCCGTTCGGCGATTTGATGGTAGGCGACCTGGTCCTCTGCGGTTCCGGCGAACTGGTGCCCGTGGACGGAGTGGTCGTCGATGGGGACGCGGCCCTGAACCAGAGTTCCATCACCGGAGAATCGCTGCCCGTGCACGTGTCGGAGGGTGACGATGTTCTCTCCGGGGCCGTGGTCGAGGACGGGCGCATCAAGATAGCGGCCCGCAACGTGGGCGGCGAGACGTCCATGGCCCGCATCGGCCGGTTCCTGGAAAACTCTCTGCGCACCCAGTCCGCCTCCCAGAAGAAATCCGACGAGTTGGCCGACAAACTGGTGCCGGTGACCTTCGGCCTCGGCCTGGGCCTGTTCGCCCTGACCCGCGACGTCAGCCGCGCGGCTTCGGTCCTGACCGTGGACTACTCCTGCGCCATCAAACTGGCCTCGCCCGTGGCCGTCAAGACCGGCATGCACACGGCCGGGCATTGCGGCGTTCTCCTCAAGGGCGCGCAGGCCCTGGACAACCTGGCGCGCATCGACACCCTGGTCTTCGACAAAACCGGCACCCTGACCCGAGGCGACCTCATGGTGACCGACGTCGAGCCACTGAACGGGCTGGGGCCGGAAGAACTGCTCGCCCTGGCCGCCGGAGCGGAGGAGCACTACGCCCACCCCGTGGCCCGCGCCGTGGTGTCCGAAGCCCGGACGCGCGGCCTCCCCTTCCCGCCCATCAGCCAGGTCGACTTCATCGTGGCGCACGGCGTGTCGGCCCACGTGGACGGCAAACGCGTGCTGGTGGGCAGCAGGCATTTCCTGGAGGACGACGAAGGCGTGGATTGCTCCCCTGTCCGCCTGCTGGCCCGCCGGCTGCGCGGCGAAGGCAAATCCATCCTCTATGTGGCCCGTTCCGGGGAACTCCTCGGAATCATCGCCCTGCGCGACGAGCTTCGGCCGGAGGCCGCCGAGGCCATGGCCATGCTCAAAGAACGCGGCATTACCAAAATCGTCATGCTCACCGGCGACCACCAGGACACCGCCAGGGCCATCGCGAACGAGCTGGGCTGCATCGACGAGGTCCACTGGGAACTCAAGCCGGAGGACAAGGCGAGCCTAGTCAGGGAACTTCAGATGGCCGGACATGTCCTCGCCTTTGCCGGGGACGGCGTGAACGACGCGCCCGCCCTGGTCTCGGCCGAGGTGGGCATCTGCATGCCCGGCGGCGCGGACCTGGCCCGGGAATCGGCCCAAGTGGTCCTGCTGGAAGACGACCTGCGCATCCTGGCCGTGGCCCGCGATGTGGCGATAAATGTCCACCGGGTTCTCAGGCGGACTTTCGGGGCGGCCGTCGCCATCAACTCTGCCGTGCTTCTGGCCGCGGCTGCGGGCAGGCTGACCCCGGTGGCGTCGGCCTTCCTGCACAACGCCTCCACCGTGGGCATCCTCGGGTACGCAGCCGCAGCAGCCCGCAAAAAACCGAAACTGGCCCAGATGATCGAGTCCGGAACGGTTTCCGGAAAGGAGTGTTGA
- a CDS encoding FeoA family protein has translation MYSSLTHAPAGVPLTISRIGDGDLASRMVRMGLFVGGVITRLDEDVALTTVRLRGPKGEVVLGSGMGGKVLAHLDDGRMLPLVEMRPSEKGHVECVNGGDALREGMAALGLEDDDPIELIRVLPPMEFTALVTGRGRIRLAEGMAAKILGRMGKVRCQFANAQAGADFTVEQIIGGSRAKRAIESLDIHPGTILRLETVGKAPSYQMAARNRCVVTSPSGLRLFLRQDQADLVVVSYKDEAGV, from the coding sequence ATGTATTCCAGCCTGACACACGCCCCGGCGGGCGTCCCTCTGACCATCTCGCGCATCGGCGACGGCGACCTCGCCTCGCGCATGGTCCGCATGGGGCTGTTCGTGGGCGGCGTCATCACCCGCCTGGACGAGGACGTGGCCCTGACCACAGTGCGCCTGCGCGGCCCCAAGGGCGAAGTCGTCCTCGGCAGCGGCATGGGCGGCAAGGTGCTGGCCCACCTCGATGACGGACGCATGCTCCCGTTGGTGGAGATGCGGCCCAGCGAGAAAGGACACGTGGAGTGCGTCAACGGCGGAGACGCCTTGCGCGAGGGCATGGCCGCCCTCGGCCTTGAAGACGACGACCCCATCGAGTTGATCCGGGTCCTGCCGCCCATGGAGTTCACCGCCCTGGTCACTGGGCGCGGGCGCATCCGGCTGGCCGAGGGCATGGCCGCCAAGATCCTCGGCCGCATGGGCAAGGTGCGCTGCCAGTTCGCCAACGCCCAGGCTGGCGCGGACTTCACGGTCGAACAGATCATCGGCGGCAGCCGGGCGAAGCGGGCCATCGAGTCCCTGGACATCCACCCCGGCACGATCCTGCGGCTGGAGACCGTGGGCAAGGCCCCCAGCTACCAGATGGCCGCGCGAAACCGGTGCGTCGTCACCAGCCCCTCCGGGCTGCGCCTGTTCCTGCGCCAGGACCAGGCGGACCTGGTTGTGGTCTCCTACAAGGACGAGGCAGGAGTCTGA
- a CDS encoding heavy metal translocating P-type ATPase, producing MSTAAPPHIVHETDNRIRFRWNRLLDPGLRPEYLEAWLCNLRGVTNARVNPQGRSFVVEHDGDPASRDTLLKTLPSIPAEAFGGLKPPETRRRLIDVLAAGNGALLLPLLPLPAQAAVATAMGLQHILRGVDTLVNEGLKVRVLDMTTIGASLLRADYATAASISAMVVLGEYLKTLSDDKSNALLKRLIAAPVDSIWVERDGQEVSVGFDEVATGEIVVCGSGELVGVDGEIVRGKALVDNSSITGESAPRLLDAGDRVSSGSVVVEGTIRIRAQRTGRETDMARIAELMTRAVSEQSEREIQSSRLADRLAPITLGLGAGLYLATNDLRRALSVLTVDFACAVKFPAPLVVKTSMHAAAKQGVVIKSGRGLEALGEADCFVFDKTGTLTLGELDVTDIFTGDGTDEADLLCSAAAVEDRYGHPMGRALIRETTRRRLTPPKARSVDLSVAHGVSGMVGDSLIRVGSHHFIQDDCGVDCSLADAQAKRLRAEGKSLVFISRDDVLLGMIALMDTIRPEAADVVAGLRENGARRVVLLTGDHKGTAKAFAERFPHVDSVHAGLTPEDKARIVEELRESGHKVAMVGDGVNDAPAFTAADVGVCMSRATGLARDSAQIVLNEDSLSGLATAFLVARRAHLILRNCFNAGVGVNSALLLAAGAGLVSPIQAAAIHNGNTFAILGAAAWAASREIGQQ from the coding sequence GTGAGCACCGCAGCACCCCCGCATATCGTCCATGAGACGGACAACCGCATCCGCTTCCGGTGGAACCGGCTCCTTGATCCGGGGCTCAGGCCGGAATACCTGGAAGCGTGGCTCTGCAACCTGCGAGGGGTGACCAACGCACGGGTCAACCCCCAGGGGCGCTCCTTCGTTGTTGAGCACGACGGCGATCCGGCCAGCCGCGACACGCTTTTGAAGACCCTTCCGTCCATCCCGGCAGAGGCCTTCGGCGGCCTGAAGCCGCCGGAAACGCGGCGACGGTTGATCGACGTCCTGGCGGCCGGTAACGGCGCGCTGCTCCTGCCCCTGCTGCCCCTTCCGGCCCAGGCAGCCGTGGCCACGGCCATGGGGCTACAGCATATCCTGCGCGGAGTGGACACCCTGGTGAACGAGGGGCTGAAGGTGCGCGTCCTGGACATGACCACCATCGGGGCCAGCCTGCTGCGCGCCGACTACGCCACCGCCGCCTCCATCTCGGCCATGGTCGTGCTGGGCGAATATCTCAAGACCCTGTCCGACGACAAATCCAACGCCCTGCTGAAACGGCTCATCGCCGCCCCTGTGGATTCCATCTGGGTGGAACGCGACGGGCAGGAAGTGTCCGTGGGCTTCGACGAAGTTGCGACAGGCGAAATCGTGGTCTGCGGCTCGGGAGAGCTGGTCGGAGTGGACGGCGAGATCGTCCGGGGCAAGGCTTTGGTGGACAACAGCTCCATCACCGGCGAGTCAGCCCCCAGGCTCCTGGACGCAGGGGACCGGGTTTCCTCCGGCAGCGTGGTGGTGGAAGGTACAATCCGGATCAGGGCGCAACGGACGGGCCGGGAAACCGACATGGCCCGCATCGCCGAACTGATGACCCGGGCCGTGTCCGAGCAGTCGGAACGGGAGATCCAGTCGAGCCGGCTGGCCGACAGGCTGGCCCCCATCACGCTGGGGCTGGGCGCGGGGCTGTACCTGGCAACGAACGACCTGCGCCGCGCCCTGTCCGTGTTGACCGTCGACTTCGCCTGCGCTGTGAAATTTCCCGCCCCGCTGGTCGTCAAGACCTCCATGCACGCGGCGGCCAAGCAGGGCGTGGTCATCAAGTCGGGCCGGGGCCTGGAGGCCCTGGGCGAGGCGGACTGCTTCGTCTTCGACAAGACCGGCACCCTGACCCTGGGCGAGCTGGACGTGACCGACATCTTCACCGGCGATGGGACCGACGAAGCCGACCTGCTGTGCTCGGCGGCCGCCGTGGAGGACCGCTACGGCCATCCCATGGGGCGCGCCCTGATCCGGGAGACCACACGGCGAAGACTCACCCCGCCCAAGGCCCGATCCGTGGACCTGTCCGTGGCCCACGGCGTCAGCGGCATGGTCGGCGATTCGCTGATCCGGGTGGGCAGCCACCACTTCATTCAGGACGACTGCGGCGTGGACTGCTCCCTGGCGGACGCACAGGCCAAACGGCTTCGGGCCGAAGGCAAATCCCTGGTCTTCATTTCACGCGACGACGTACTCCTGGGCATGATCGCCCTCATGGACACCATCCGCCCAGAGGCGGCGGATGTGGTGGCAGGGCTGCGGGAAAACGGCGCGCGGCGGGTTGTCCTCCTGACCGGCGACCATAAAGGCACGGCAAAAGCGTTCGCCGAGCGCTTTCCCCACGTGGATTCGGTGCACGCCGGGCTGACCCCGGAGGACAAGGCCCGCATCGTGGAAGAACTTCGGGAGTCGGGACACAAAGTGGCCATGGTCGGCGACGGCGTCAATGACGCCCCGGCCTTCACCGCCGCGGATGTTGGTGTGTGCATGTCGCGGGCCACAGGATTGGCCAGAGACTCGGCCCAGATAGTCCTGAACGAGGATTCCCTGTCCGGCCTGGCCACGGCCTTTCTTGTGGCCCGGCGGGCGCACCTCATCCTGCGCAACTGCTTCAACGCGGGCGTGGGCGTGAACTCCGCCCTGCTGCTCGCCGCCGGTGCGGGACTGGTCTCCCCCATCCAGGCGGCGGCCATCCACAACGGCAACACCTTCGCCATCCTCGGCGCGGCCGCCTGGGCCGCCTCGCGGGAAATCGGACAACAATAA
- a CDS encoding flavodoxin, producing MSKTLIVFGSTTGNTETVGDDIAKILEKNGHNVTVVNAASVTVENMAEGYDCVFLGSSTWGDDDIELQDDFVPVFENLERAGLSGKRVAVFGCGDSSYTHFCGAVDAIEEKAEQLGAVLLGDSLKIDGDPDSGEVASWVESVLASM from the coding sequence GTGAGCAAGACTCTGATTGTTTTTGGATCCACCACCGGCAACACCGAAACCGTCGGCGACGACATCGCCAAGATACTTGAAAAGAACGGTCACAACGTGACCGTCGTAAACGCGGCCAGTGTCACCGTGGAGAATATGGCCGAGGGCTACGATTGCGTGTTTCTCGGCAGTTCCACCTGGGGCGACGATGACATCGAATTACAGGATGACTTCGTCCCCGTGTTCGAGAATCTCGAAAGGGCGGGGCTGAGCGGCAAGCGCGTGGCTGTTTTCGGGTGCGGGGATTCCTCCTACACGCACTTCTGCGGCGCTGTGGACGCCATCGAGGAGAAGGCGGAGCAGCTGGGTGCGGTGCTGCTCGGTGATTCCCTGAAGATCGACGGCGATCCGGATTCCGGCGAAGTGGCCTCTTGGGTCGAGTCGGTTTTGGCCTCCATGTAA
- a CDS encoding DUF4198 domain-containing protein → MQSREFRGLLGMAALLVLLAVPDLASAHSLYILSGRHRVSEGKKSPLFFCYGHHFPVDDGVRAAKLASVSVHAPDGAVTRFGPRKETGLQSRMVEYAKPGVYVLTAETTPGYYTKWVDKKGRNRNTVKPMSAIKDQASSVVTALYSKQCAKTYVRCGEADGMFQARVGLPLELVPVQDPTALKPGDVLTLKIFMDGQRYFGPGHIDATYDGYSTEAEDLYLPVSETSGDTVTLSLDQPGRWFIRYYVKTPAPQGAKGDYLQQKRTATLVILVPNERRRPRPDHH, encoded by the coding sequence ATGCAATCAAGAGAGTTCAGAGGCCTTCTGGGGATGGCGGCATTGCTTGTCCTCCTGGCGGTTCCGGATCTGGCCTCGGCCCATTCCCTGTACATCCTGTCCGGGCGTCACCGGGTGAGCGAGGGCAAGAAGTCGCCCCTGTTCTTCTGCTACGGGCACCATTTCCCGGTGGATGACGGGGTGCGCGCGGCCAAGCTCGCGTCGGTGTCGGTGCATGCGCCCGACGGCGCGGTCACGCGGTTCGGTCCGCGCAAGGAGACCGGCCTGCAATCCCGGATGGTGGAATACGCGAAGCCCGGCGTCTACGTCCTGACCGCCGAGACCACCCCCGGCTATTACACTAAGTGGGTCGACAAGAAGGGCCGGAACAGGAACACCGTCAAGCCAATGAGCGCCATCAAGGATCAGGCCTCGTCCGTTGTCACGGCCCTGTATTCCAAACAGTGCGCCAAGACGTACGTGCGTTGCGGCGAGGCGGACGGCATGTTCCAGGCCCGCGTGGGGCTGCCCCTCGAACTCGTCCCGGTCCAAGATCCGACCGCGCTGAAGCCCGGCGATGTCCTGACCTTGAAGATATTTATGGACGGCCAGCGGTATTTCGGGCCGGGCCACATCGACGCCACCTACGACGGCTATTCCACCGAGGCCGAGGATCTCTACCTTCCTGTCAGCGAGACCTCCGGCGACACGGTGACCCTCTCCCTGGACCAGCCGGGGCGGTGGTTCATCCGATACTATGTCAAAACCCCGGCCCCCCAGGGGGCGAAGGGTGATTATTTGCAACAGAAGCGTACGGCCACGCTGGTCATCCTGGTTCCGAACGAACGCAGGCGGCCCCGGCCTGACCACCATTGA
- a CDS encoding FeoB-associated Cys-rich membrane protein: protein MDTVIAVIVILIAAFFVGRKIYRQATAKGGCGGGCGCSGGSGGKAEDSSGSCGGSCSCDKET from the coding sequence ATGGACACAGTCATTGCCGTCATCGTCATTCTGATCGCCGCGTTTTTCGTTGGCAGAAAAATCTATAGGCAAGCAACGGCCAAGGGCGGGTGCGGGGGCGGGTGCGGATGCTCCGGCGGCTCCGGCGGCAAGGCTGAGGACTCCTCCGGCTCCTGCGGCGGGTCCTGCTCTTGCGACAAGGAGACGTAG
- a CDS encoding HD domain-containing protein — MSRNPDTRSVGPDEICKFKVCDAVRMTMHQFAEFLICSIDVKDHCTNRHSEKVALVARGIGLKLGLSAKQADLLHVGGHLHDIGKVGVGDAILKKPGPLTRSPGGRGGADPLHALVGWFGRTSRAWPSL, encoded by the coding sequence ATGAGTAGGAATCCGGATACGAGAAGCGTGGGACCCGACGAGATATGCAAGTTCAAGGTCTGCGATGCGGTGCGGATGACCATGCACCAGTTCGCTGAGTTCTTGATTTGCAGCATCGACGTCAAGGACCATTGCACCAATCGTCACTCGGAGAAGGTCGCCCTCGTTGCCCGGGGTATCGGCCTGAAGCTCGGGTTGAGCGCCAAGCAGGCAGACCTGCTGCATGTGGGCGGGCATCTGCACGACATCGGCAAGGTGGGCGTCGGGGACGCCATTCTCAAGAAGCCCGGCCCGCTGACCCGTTCTCCCGGTGGACGCGGCGGGGCGGACCCGCTGCACGCCCTGGTGGGCTGGTTTGGGAGAACCTCTCGTGCCTGGCCGTCGCTTTGA
- a CDS encoding DUF4198 domain-containing protein — protein MKRKLTCLLAALGVLMITGTAMAHFMMVYTPEIALSEGKDLDMRIVFTHPAEAGHTMDMGGVQEFYVVKQRGDAAPKKVDLMSYVKEITWKNPGSSNKAYSAVIPKKEVRSMGDYIFVMKPGYYFEKEEGVYMQQITKLILNVGGLPGNWAEPVGLPCEIVPLIKPYGLWTGNVFKAQVLSEGKPVAGAEVEVEYLSHMPDLKTNSLPEKSSVEYPHDSLITQTIFSDAGGYITFGVPKAGWWGFAALGVGPETQHDGKEMSQDAVIWVKAVDMK, from the coding sequence ATGAAAAGGAAACTGACCTGCCTGCTGGCCGCCTTGGGCGTGCTGATGATCACCGGGACCGCCATGGCCCACTTCATGATGGTCTACACCCCGGAGATAGCGTTGTCTGAAGGCAAGGATCTGGATATGCGCATCGTCTTCACCCATCCCGCCGAGGCGGGCCACACCATGGACATGGGCGGAGTGCAGGAGTTCTACGTCGTGAAGCAGCGCGGCGACGCCGCCCCCAAGAAAGTGGATCTGATGTCCTACGTCAAGGAGATTACTTGGAAGAACCCCGGGTCCTCCAATAAGGCCTATTCCGCCGTCATTCCCAAGAAAGAAGTGCGCTCCATGGGCGATTACATCTTCGTCATGAAGCCGGGCTACTACTTCGAGAAGGAAGAGGGCGTGTACATGCAGCAGATCACCAAGCTGATCCTCAACGTCGGAGGGCTTCCGGGCAACTGGGCCGAGCCCGTCGGCCTGCCCTGCGAGATCGTACCGCTGATCAAGCCCTACGGCCTCTGGACCGGCAACGTCTTCAAGGCCCAGGTCCTGTCCGAGGGCAAGCCCGTGGCCGGTGCCGAGGTCGAAGTGGAGTACCTGAGCCACATGCCCGACCTGAAGACCAACTCCCTGCCCGAGAAGTCCAGCGTCGAATACCCCCACGACAGCCTGATAACCCAGACCATCTTCTCGGATGCCGGCGGCTACATCACCTTCGGCGTTCCCAAGGCCGGATGGTGGGGCTTTGCGGCCCTGGGCGTCGGTCCCGAGACTCAGCATGACGGCAAGGAAATGAGCCAGGACGCCGTCATCTGGGTCAAGGCCGTGGACATGAAATAA
- the feoB gene encoding ferrous iron transport protein B, which translates to MTSAPILVALAGQPNCGKSTVFNLLTGARQHVANYPGVTVEKKTGSFSIGQTRVELVDLPGTYSLTSYSLEERVARDFLLGDNPGVVLDVADASNLKRNLYLTLQLIEMEVPTILNLNMMDVAERRGQKIDISGLEEILGIPVVPTTAKKGVGREQLREAIAGAAGTTRESTFHVDYGPMEPYILALLERLKEEPILSVQYPLRWLAVKLLENDAEAIDLLRRNHPDAERILEATEESRRKFAAEEGNEVERHIAFTRHATGAAIGRKVVTMPVEKKRSLSDRADRYICNRYLGPVILVAILMVLYQVAIVFGNWLALQVWPAWGALEDFAADVLPAAGFMDDPLLRSLGLWVVKSTTAILNYLPIFFLLFSLIAILEDSGYMPRMAFILDRLFRRFGLHGQSTLPMILGGVYVGGCAIPGVMATKAIPDERARLATIMIVPMMNCLAKVPLYLILIGAYFADVGGFAMFFIATVTLFMALPVAKLLTLTVFKKHSSAPFIMEMPPYHIPTVSGVLRRAVERVWLFLKKIVTVVAAVAVVVFVLINYPGLTDARKVHFAEIETKAVDGFMAAVEKTGYQGQILRDDVLSIILFNEALRRAKQGVTDQDKSNVINQSFEARNPVYYAVVKRVGSDGKALNRAIKKVDKVRKQVRREARAERFETSFLGIAGRALEPVTQWAGFNWRINIALLSAFAAKENSAATLGSIYGLDGSQSVQESMKAGESGFTALHALALMLFMALYPPCVPTSIMVRHQSNSTKWMLFSIGYQTLLGLFVASLVFTGGTLLGLSGFQAMWAFYGLCVAVTLGLGLIPTPEEAEASPVITTTCKNHCS; encoded by the coding sequence ATGACTTCTGCACCTATCCTCGTTGCCCTTGCGGGGCAGCCGAACTGCGGCAAATCAACGGTGTTCAACCTGCTGACGGGCGCTCGCCAGCACGTGGCCAATTACCCCGGCGTCACCGTGGAGAAGAAGACGGGTTCCTTCTCCATCGGCCAAACCAGGGTCGAACTGGTTGACCTGCCCGGCACCTACAGTCTGACGTCCTACTCCTTGGAGGAAAGGGTGGCCCGCGACTTCCTGTTGGGCGACAACCCCGGCGTTGTGCTGGACGTGGCCGATGCCTCCAACCTCAAGCGCAATCTCTACCTGACCCTCCAGCTGATTGAGATGGAGGTCCCGACCATCCTCAACCTGAACATGATGGACGTGGCCGAGCGACGCGGGCAGAAGATCGACATTTCCGGGCTGGAGGAGATCCTGGGCATTCCGGTGGTCCCCACCACGGCCAAGAAAGGGGTGGGGCGGGAACAGCTCCGGGAGGCCATAGCCGGAGCGGCTGGTACGACCCGCGAGTCGACCTTTCACGTTGATTACGGCCCCATGGAGCCCTATATCCTTGCACTGCTGGAGCGGCTCAAGGAGGAGCCGATCCTCAGTGTGCAGTATCCCCTGCGTTGGCTGGCCGTGAAGCTCCTTGAAAATGATGCCGAAGCGATCGACCTGCTCAGGCGCAACCATCCCGACGCGGAGCGGATTCTCGAAGCGACCGAAGAATCGCGCAGGAAATTCGCGGCCGAGGAGGGCAACGAAGTCGAACGGCACATCGCCTTCACGCGCCACGCGACCGGCGCGGCCATCGGCCGCAAAGTCGTGACCATGCCTGTCGAGAAAAAGCGGAGCCTCTCCGACCGGGCCGATAGATACATCTGCAACCGATACCTCGGGCCGGTCATTCTGGTGGCCATCCTGATGGTCCTATACCAAGTGGCCATCGTGTTCGGCAATTGGCTCGCCCTGCAGGTCTGGCCCGCGTGGGGGGCGCTGGAGGATTTTGCCGCCGATGTCTTGCCTGCCGCCGGGTTCATGGACGACCCGCTACTCCGGTCCCTCGGGCTGTGGGTGGTCAAGTCCACCACAGCCATCCTGAACTACCTGCCCATCTTCTTCCTGTTGTTCTCCCTGATCGCCATACTGGAGGATAGCGGGTACATGCCGCGCATGGCCTTCATCTTGGACCGGCTCTTTCGCCGTTTCGGGCTGCATGGCCAGTCCACGCTGCCTATGATCCTGGGAGGCGTCTACGTGGGCGGCTGCGCTATTCCCGGCGTCATGGCCACCAAGGCCATCCCGGACGAGCGGGCGCGCCTGGCCACGATCATGATCGTGCCCATGATGAACTGCCTGGCCAAGGTGCCGCTGTACCTCATCCTCATCGGCGCCTACTTCGCCGATGTGGGCGGGTTCGCCATGTTCTTCATCGCCACGGTGACTCTGTTTATGGCCCTGCCCGTGGCCAAGCTGCTGACCCTGACCGTGTTCAAGAAGCATTCGAGCGCACCGTTCATCATGGAGATGCCGCCCTACCACATCCCCACGGTGTCCGGCGTGCTGCGCCGCGCCGTGGAACGAGTCTGGCTCTTCCTGAAGAAGATTGTCACCGTAGTCGCCGCTGTGGCCGTGGTGGTCTTCGTCCTGATCAACTACCCCGGCCTGACCGACGCGCGGAAGGTCCATTTCGCCGAGATCGAGACCAAGGCGGTGGACGGCTTCATGGCCGCCGTGGAGAAGACAGGCTATCAGGGACAGATCCTCCGTGACGACGTTCTCTCGATCATCCTCTTCAACGAGGCGCTCAGACGCGCCAAGCAGGGGGTCACGGACCAGGATAAGTCGAACGTCATCAACCAGAGCTTCGAGGCCCGGAACCCGGTCTACTACGCCGTGGTCAAGCGCGTGGGGAGCGACGGCAAGGCTTTGAACCGGGCCATAAAGAAGGTCGACAAAGTGCGCAAGCAGGTGCGCCGCGAGGCCCGCGCGGAGCGGTTCGAGACCAGCTTCCTGGGCATCGCGGGGCGTGCGCTTGAGCCGGTCACCCAATGGGCCGGGTTCAACTGGCGCATCAACATCGCGCTGCTGTCGGCCTTTGCGGCCAAGGAAAACTCGGCGGCCACCCTCGGCTCCATCTACGGCCTCGACGGTTCCCAGTCCGTGCAGGAGTCCATGAAGGCGGGCGAATCCGGCTTCACCGCCCTGCACGCCCTCGCCCTGATGCTGTTCATGGCCCTGTACCCGCCTTGCGTCCCGACCTCGATCATGGTCCGCCATCAGTCGAACTCGACCAAGTGGATGCTCTTCTCCATCGGCTACCAGACTCTGCTCGGCCTGTTCGTGGCCAGCCTGGTCTTTACCGGTGGGACGCTGCTCGGGCTGAGCGGATTCCAGGCCATGTGGGCCTTCTACGGCCTGTGCGTGGCCGTCACGCTGGGTCTGGGGCTGATCCCCACGCCCGAGGAAGCGGAGGCATCCCCCGTCATAACCACAACATGCAAAAACCACTGCTCTTAA
- a CDS encoding FeoA family protein: MTLDELQPGISCKMTGLTASGALGQRLMDLGFYPGAAIAIVRNAPLVDPVELHLDGYHVSIRHNEARHIEVEI, translated from the coding sequence ATGACTCTTGACGAACTCCAGCCGGGAATCTCCTGCAAGATGACCGGGCTGACAGCCTCGGGTGCGCTCGGACAGCGTCTCATGGACCTGGGGTTTTACCCCGGCGCGGCCATAGCGATTGTGCGCAATGCGCCGCTGGTCGATCCCGTGGAACTCCATCTGGATGGGTATCATGTCTCCATCCGTCACAACGAGGCGCGGCATATTGAGGTGGAGATCTGA
- a CDS encoding FeoA family protein: protein MSSEKTLKSVGPGGNAVVVAIAAGSRARTRLESMGIIPGVLVDVVANGGGPMLISVGEGRVMVERGIAEKVIVA, encoded by the coding sequence ATGTCTTCGGAGAAAACGCTTAAATCCGTAGGGCCGGGGGGCAACGCAGTGGTCGTTGCCATAGCGGCCGGTTCCAGGGCCAGGACCCGTCTTGAATCCATGGGGATCATCCCCGGCGTGCTAGTGGACGTGGTCGCCAACGGCGGAGGGCCCATGCTCATTTCCGTGGGGGAGGGGCGCGTCATGGTGGAGCGCGGCATCGCTGAAAAGGTCATCGTGGCCTGA